A part of Anolis carolinensis isolate JA03-04 unplaced genomic scaffold, rAnoCar3.1.pri scaffold_10, whole genome shotgun sequence genomic DNA contains:
- the LOC100566059 gene encoding chemerin-like receptor 1 isoform X1 → MGCRMAEMCQDQYFTMNLNSGHLHNTFTSSKMDTNATSEESLYGDYEDYSDHDEHAGLRDSVHLLAVVIYSIAFLLGVIGNGLVIFVTGFRMKRTVNTVWFLNLAIADFVFTFFLPLSAAYMALGFHWPFGKVLCKLSSTVAFLNMFASVFLLTIISMDRCVSVVCPVWGQNYRTPRLASLVALGIWAAALVLSSPYLVFRDTRPSPSEENTTHCYNNFALSDNFQSEEADELSEHRHRAMVLTRFVVGFLVPFTIILICYGVIMAKLKGNRLTRSSRPFKIMVAVVLAFFICWFPYHVFSFLEMSVSTVTPWLQMVLMVGTPLASGLAYFNSCLNPFLYVFVGQDFREKLRMSVLAAFENAFSETSAQALTKSKSSLEVDCHLV, encoded by the coding sequence GTCATCTTCACAACACATTCACTTCCTCCAAAATGGACACCAATGCCACCTCGGAAGAAAGCCTGTATGGAGACTATGAAGACTATTCTGATCATGATGAACATGCAGGTCTCCGGGACTCAGTGCATCTTCTCGCTGTGGTGATCTACAGCATTGCCTTCCTTTTGGGAGTGATTGGAAACGGCCTTGTTATCTTTGTCACTGGCTTCCGTATGAAGAGGACCGTCAATACTGTCTGGTTCCTCAACCTGGCCATAGCTGACTTTGTCTTCACTTTCTTCCTCCCACTGAGTGCAGCCTATATGGCTCTGGGCTTCCACTGGCCCTTTGGGAAGGTCCTTTGCAAGCTCAGCAGCACCGTCGCCTTCCTCAACATGTTTGCCAGCGTCTTCCTCCTCACCATAATCAGCATGGACCGCTGTGTCTCCGTAGTTTGCCCCGTCTGGGGCCAGAACTACCGCACGCCCCGCCTGGCCTCCCTGGTGGCATTGGGCATCTGGGCAGCCGCTCTGGTTCTCAGCTCTCCGTACCTTGTTTTTCGAGATACACGGCCCTCTCCTTCTGAAGAGAACACCACTCACTGTTACAACAACTTTGCCTTGTCTGACAACTTCCAGTCTGAGGAAGCTGATGAGTTGAGTGAGCATCGCCACCGAGCCATGGTGCTGACCCGTTTTGTGGTTGGGTTCTTGGTGCCATTCACCATCATCCTGATTTGTTATGGTGTTATTATGGCCAAGCTGAAGGGGAATCGCCTCACCCGCTCAAGCAGGCCTTTCAAGATCATGGTGGCGGTAGTGTTGGCCTTCTTCATTTGCTGGTTCCCGTATCACGTTTTCTCTTTCTTGGAAATGTCGGTCTCTACAGTAACGCCCTGGCTACAGATGGTCCTCATGGTGGGGACGCCCTTGGCTTCAGGCCTAGCATACTTTAACAGCTGCCTGAATCCCTTTTTGTATGTCTTTGTGGGTCAAGATTTCAGGGAGAAGCTGCGGATGTCAGTCTTAGCGGCTTTTGAGAATGCTTTCAGTGAGACCTCAGCACAGGCGCTAACAAAGAGCAAATCCAGCCTAGAGGTAGACTGCCACCTTGTCTAA
- the LOC100566059 gene encoding chemerin-like receptor 1 isoform X2, protein MDTNATSEESLYGDYEDYSDHDEHAGLRDSVHLLAVVIYSIAFLLGVIGNGLVIFVTGFRMKRTVNTVWFLNLAIADFVFTFFLPLSAAYMALGFHWPFGKVLCKLSSTVAFLNMFASVFLLTIISMDRCVSVVCPVWGQNYRTPRLASLVALGIWAAALVLSSPYLVFRDTRPSPSEENTTHCYNNFALSDNFQSEEADELSEHRHRAMVLTRFVVGFLVPFTIILICYGVIMAKLKGNRLTRSSRPFKIMVAVVLAFFICWFPYHVFSFLEMSVSTVTPWLQMVLMVGTPLASGLAYFNSCLNPFLYVFVGQDFREKLRMSVLAAFENAFSETSAQALTKSKSSLEVDCHLV, encoded by the coding sequence ATGGACACCAATGCCACCTCGGAAGAAAGCCTGTATGGAGACTATGAAGACTATTCTGATCATGATGAACATGCAGGTCTCCGGGACTCAGTGCATCTTCTCGCTGTGGTGATCTACAGCATTGCCTTCCTTTTGGGAGTGATTGGAAACGGCCTTGTTATCTTTGTCACTGGCTTCCGTATGAAGAGGACCGTCAATACTGTCTGGTTCCTCAACCTGGCCATAGCTGACTTTGTCTTCACTTTCTTCCTCCCACTGAGTGCAGCCTATATGGCTCTGGGCTTCCACTGGCCCTTTGGGAAGGTCCTTTGCAAGCTCAGCAGCACCGTCGCCTTCCTCAACATGTTTGCCAGCGTCTTCCTCCTCACCATAATCAGCATGGACCGCTGTGTCTCCGTAGTTTGCCCCGTCTGGGGCCAGAACTACCGCACGCCCCGCCTGGCCTCCCTGGTGGCATTGGGCATCTGGGCAGCCGCTCTGGTTCTCAGCTCTCCGTACCTTGTTTTTCGAGATACACGGCCCTCTCCTTCTGAAGAGAACACCACTCACTGTTACAACAACTTTGCCTTGTCTGACAACTTCCAGTCTGAGGAAGCTGATGAGTTGAGTGAGCATCGCCACCGAGCCATGGTGCTGACCCGTTTTGTGGTTGGGTTCTTGGTGCCATTCACCATCATCCTGATTTGTTATGGTGTTATTATGGCCAAGCTGAAGGGGAATCGCCTCACCCGCTCAAGCAGGCCTTTCAAGATCATGGTGGCGGTAGTGTTGGCCTTCTTCATTTGCTGGTTCCCGTATCACGTTTTCTCTTTCTTGGAAATGTCGGTCTCTACAGTAACGCCCTGGCTACAGATGGTCCTCATGGTGGGGACGCCCTTGGCTTCAGGCCTAGCATACTTTAACAGCTGCCTGAATCCCTTTTTGTATGTCTTTGTGGGTCAAGATTTCAGGGAGAAGCTGCGGATGTCAGTCTTAGCGGCTTTTGAGAATGCTTTCAGTGAGACCTCAGCACAGGCGCTAACAAAGAGCAAATCCAGCCTAGAGGTAGACTGCCACCTTGTCTAA
- the LOC100565857 gene encoding chemerin-like receptor 1 has product MNNTILEDYDDYGYSEIAGLRKTMNTITIVIYSLAFVLGVTGNGLVIFITGFRMKKTVNTVWFLNLAIADFTFTLFLPFSIAYITLGFHWPFGQAMCKFNTTLTVLNLYASVYLLMVISIDRCISVRYPVWAQNHRSPRLASFVTVGIWIVALVLSSPNFHFKVTGPHSYVENATFCFTHYSHNLTQSKMIHHAMITSRFIFAFIIPFTVIVVCYGMIVLKLQRNRLTQSTKPFKVITAVIVAFFLCWLPYHIFSFIETKADETPGLHLVLPIAIPLTSSLAFINSCLNPILYVFMGHDFKDRLKRSLFSAFENVFAETASESTSQTKVKSSIQLDSQDLTNSQSFKSNHLRTVKSP; this is encoded by the coding sequence ATGAACAACACAATACTTGAAGATTATGATGACTATGGTTATTCTGAGATAGCTGGTTTGCGCAAAACGATGAACACTATCACTATAGTAATCTACAGCCTTGCCTTTGTGCTGGGAGTCACTGGTAATGGGCTGGTCATTTTCATCACCGGCTTCCGCATGAAGAAGACAGTGAACACTGTCTGGTTCCTTAACCTTGCCATTGCTGACTTCACCTTCACCCTCTTTCTGCCCTTTAGCATTGCCTACATAACCCTGGGATTTCACTGGCCATTTGGCCAGGCAATGTGCAAGTTCAACACTACGCTAACTGTTCTCAATCTCTATGCCAGTGTCTATCTCCTCATGGTCATCAGCATCGACCGTTGCATTTCTGTCAGGTATCCTGTGTGGGCTCAGAACCATCGGTCTCCCCGTCTGGCTTCCTTTGTGACTGTGGGCATTTGGATAGTGGCCTTGGTGTTGTCTTCTCCAAACTTCCATTTCAAAGTCACTGGTCCACATTCATATGTTGAGAACGCAACCTTCTGCTTTACCCATTATAGCCACAACTTGACACAAAGTAAAATGATACACCATGCTATGATCACCAGTCGGTTCATCTTTGCCTTCATCATCCCCTTTACAGTCATTGTAGTTTGCTATGGcatgattgttctgaaacttcaGAGAAACCGGTTGACCCAATCCACCAAACCTTTCAAAGTCATCACAGCGGTGATTGTGGCCTTTTTTCTCTGCTGGCTTCCTTATCATATTTTCTCTTTCATTGAGACCAAAGCTGATGAGACACCCGGGCTGCACTTAGTGCTCCCTATAGCTATTCCCTTGACCTCTAGTTTGGCTTTCATCAACAGCTGTCTCAACCCAATCCTGTACGTCTTTATGGGACATGATTTCAAGGACAGGCTGAAACGTTCCCTATTCTCTGCTTTTGAGAATGTCTTTGCTGAGACAGCCAGTGAGAGCACATCACAAACCAAAGTGAAGTCCTCCATTCAGTTGGATTCTCAGGACCTCACAAATAGTCAATCCTTCAAGTCTAATCACCTAAGGACAGTCAAGAGTCCATAG